A window of the Apodemus sylvaticus chromosome 15, mApoSyl1.1, whole genome shotgun sequence genome harbors these coding sequences:
- the Fstl1 gene encoding follistatin-related protein 1 yields the protein MWKRCLALALVTIVLVHGEEEPRSKSKICANVFCGAGRECAVTEKGEPTCLCIEQCKPHKRPVCGSNGKTYLNHCELHRDACLTGSKIQVDYDGHCKEKKSVSPSASPVVCYQANRDELRRRIIQWLEAEIIPDGWFSKGSNYSEILDKYFKSFDNGDSHLDSSEFLKFVEQNETAINITTYADQENNKLLRGLCVDALIELSDENADWKLSFQEFLKCLNPAFNPPEKKCALEDETYADGAETEVDCNRCVCSCGHWVCTALTCDGKNQKGVPTHTEEEKTRYAQELQKHQGTAEKTKNGNTKEI from the exons GAGGAACCAAGAAGCAAATCCAAGATCTGCGCTAACGTGTTTTGTGGCGCTGGCCGGGAATGTGCCGTCACGGAGAAGGGGGAGCCCACGTGCCTCTGCATTGAG CAATGCAAACCTCACAAGAGGCCTGTGTGCGGCAGTAATGGCAAGACCTACCTCAACCACTGTGAACTTCATAGAGACGCCTGCCTCACCGGATCCAAGATCCAGGTTGATTATGATGGACACTGCAAAG AAAAGAAGTCTGTGAGTCCATCCGCCAGCCCCG TTGTCTGCTATCAAGCTAACCGTGATGAGCTCCGACGTCGCATCATCCAGTGGCTGGAAGCCGAGATCATTCCAGATGGCTGGTTCTCTAAAGGCAGTAACTACAGTGAGATCCTAGACAAGTACTTTAAG AGCTTTGATAATGGTGATTCTCACCTGGACTCCAGTGAATTCCTGAAATTCGTGGAACAGAATGAAACAGCCATCAACATCACCACGTATGCTGACCAGGAGAACAACAAACTGCTCAG AGGCCTCTGTGTGGATGCCCTCATTGAACTATCTGATGAGAACGCTGACTGGAAACTCAGCTTCCAAGAGTTCCTCAAGTGTCTCAACCCAGCCTTCAACCCTCCTGAGAAGA AGTGCGCCCTGGAGGACGAAACCTATGCAGATGGAGCCGAGACCGAGGTGGACTGCAATCGCTGTGTCTGTTCCTGTGGACACTGGGTCTGCACAGCATTGACCTGTGATG GAAAGAATCAGAAGGGGGTCCCGACCcacacagaggaggagaagacaagatATGCCCAGGAACTCCAGAAGCATCAG GGAACAGCGGAAAAGACCAAGAACGGAAACACCAAAGAGATCTAA